In the genome of Poecilia reticulata strain Guanapo unplaced genomic scaffold, Guppy_female_1.0+MT scaffold_1097, whole genome shotgun sequence, the window GCAGTGAGAAGTTAATCACCCTCCTTTGCATAATTGAGCTTTAAATGATCTTCCCAGTTGGCAGTAATGAAAAAGCTTTATCACCTCCATGTCTACGTTCATATCTAAAAGCTGGATCAGATCTATATCATGCTGCAGAACTTGSTTGAGCAAAAttgatcaaaaaataaaagcgtCGGCGTTAAAAATGCACGAAAGCGGCACTGTCCCTCGGCTTATCTGCTTGCTCTGATGTGGWctgtgcatgtgtgtttgacCTCTACCAGGTTTCTTCAGCACTTTGCTTTGAGCAGCATTGGTCAGGAGCCCATTCTGTACGACCACCTGGAGGCGCTGTTCCCCTCTGCAGAGCTTACAAACCAAGCCCATGAGAAGGGAGACAAGGTCAgaaaatgtcatctttttttttttttttttttttttattgacgagaaaaccttttttttaaattattattatttcctctCTTACTTTCTGTTTGTAATGATGATAAAGCTAACccaattaaaatatctttttaaatatactttaagGTTATCATTAACATCATCACTGGACTGCCAGGAAGCCATAAGAACATCCTTTCTTACTTCTTAGTGGACCAAACCAAAGAAGATGGAAAgtaagcctttttttatttttattttttcttcagaaataaaTGGCCACAACAGATCTGA includes:
- the LOC103461339 gene encoding uncharacterized protein C20orf194-like → MWXVHVCLTSTRFLQHFALSSIGQEPILYDHLEALFPSAELTNQAHEKGDKVIINIITGLPGSHKNILSYFLVDQTKEDGKWVVYEPDSFSASHLQQYLSSFLESRRGRGKPRLLLLTPG